One stretch of Bosea vaviloviae DNA includes these proteins:
- a CDS encoding ammonium transporter: protein MNFKTLSRAGLVGLALAAAAGTALAQAPATPPAPVPNKGDVAFMMSSTILVLLMTIPGLALFYGGLVRSKNMLSVLTQVFAIVCIVCLLWVFYGYSLAFTNGGSLNDYVGGFSKAFLKGIDPNSTVATFSNGVVIPEYVYICFQMTFACITPALIVGAFAERMKFSALLLFSVLWATFIYFPMAHMVWYWGGPDVVGNAAKALAVAGADGKVAAQAALDAVNADAGMLFKWSALDFAGGTVVHINAGIAGLVGCLLLGKRIGYGKELMAPHSLTMTLIGGALLWVGWFGFNAGSNLEANGTAALAMINTFVATAAAAVGWLFVEWAVKGKPSMLGMVSGAVAGLVAVTPAAGFAGPMGSIMLGLVAGVVCFVFCSTVKNALGYDDSLDVFGIHCIGGIIGALATGILVNVDLGGVGIPDYSSKPGELAVGAYVLGDAFLAQAKAVLFTLVFSGVGSLILYKIVDVIVGLRVAPDQEREGLDIAEHGERAYHD, encoded by the coding sequence ATGAATTTCAAGACCCTCAGCCGGGCCGGACTTGTCGGGCTGGCGCTCGCGGCGGCCGCTGGCACCGCGCTCGCGCAGGCTCCGGCCACCCCTCCCGCGCCCGTTCCCAACAAGGGCGACGTCGCCTTCATGATGAGCTCGACGATCCTCGTCCTGCTCATGACCATTCCCGGCCTCGCGCTGTTCTATGGCGGTCTCGTCCGCAGCAAGAACATGCTCTCCGTACTGACGCAGGTCTTCGCCATCGTCTGCATCGTCTGCCTGCTCTGGGTCTTCTACGGCTACTCGCTCGCCTTCACCAATGGCGGCAGCCTGAACGACTATGTCGGCGGCTTCTCCAAGGCCTTCCTGAAGGGCATCGATCCGAACTCGACGGTCGCGACCTTCTCCAACGGCGTCGTCATTCCGGAATATGTCTATATCTGCTTCCAGATGACCTTTGCCTGCATCACGCCGGCCCTCATCGTCGGCGCCTTCGCCGAGCGCATGAAGTTCTCGGCGCTGCTGCTCTTCAGCGTGCTCTGGGCCACCTTCATCTATTTCCCGATGGCCCATATGGTCTGGTACTGGGGCGGTCCCGACGTTGTCGGCAATGCCGCCAAGGCGCTGGCTGTCGCTGGGGCTGACGGCAAGGTTGCGGCCCAGGCCGCGCTCGACGCCGTCAACGCCGATGCCGGCATGCTCTTCAAATGGAGCGCGCTCGACTTCGCCGGCGGCACCGTCGTGCACATCAATGCCGGCATTGCGGGCTTGGTCGGCTGCCTGCTGCTCGGCAAGCGCATCGGCTACGGCAAGGAGCTGATGGCGCCCCACTCGCTCACCATGACGCTGATCGGCGGCGCCCTGCTCTGGGTCGGCTGGTTCGGCTTCAACGCCGGCTCCAACCTGGAAGCCAACGGCACCGCCGCGCTCGCCATGATCAACACCTTCGTCGCCACGGCGGCGGCGGCAGTCGGCTGGCTCTTCGTGGAATGGGCCGTCAAGGGCAAGCCCTCGATGCTCGGCATGGTCTCGGGCGCGGTCGCGGGCCTTGTCGCGGTCACGCCGGCCGCCGGCTTTGCTGGCCCGATGGGTTCGATCATGCTGGGCCTCGTCGCCGGCGTCGTCTGCTTCGTCTTCTGCTCCACCGTCAAGAACGCGCTGGGCTATGACGACTCGCTCGACGTCTTCGGCATCCACTGCATCGGCGGCATCATCGGCGCCCTGGCGACCGGCATCCTGGTGAATGTCGATCTCGGCGGCGTCGGTATCCCGGACTATTCCTCGAAGCCCGGTGAACTTGCCGTCGGCGCCTATGTGCTGGGCGATGCCTTCCTGGCGCAGGCCAAGGCGGTGCTGTTCACGCTGGTCTTCAGCGGCGTCGGCTCGCTGATCCTCTACAAGATCGTCGACGTCATCGTCGGCCTGCGCGTCGCCCCCGATCAGGAACGCGAAGGTCTCGACATCGCCGAGCATGGCGAGCGCGCCTATCACGACTGA
- a CDS encoding antibiotic biosynthesis monooxygenase family protein, with product MRDAHGEKIAAIARIWRGRTTAAKADEYAVYLREVGVTPLLETALGAQMFREDRGAETEFVTISYWESIEAMSRFAGSDPRRIHHLERDAEFLIELPESVQILDVVVDRRAVDF from the coding sequence ATGCGAGACGCTCATGGGGAGAAGATCGCGGCGATCGCGCGCATCTGGCGCGGCCGAACAACCGCGGCGAAAGCGGATGAATATGCCGTCTATCTGCGCGAGGTGGGCGTGACACCACTGCTCGAAACCGCGCTCGGGGCGCAGATGTTTCGCGAGGATCGCGGCGCCGAGACGGAATTCGTGACGATCTCGTACTGGGAGAGCATCGAGGCGATGTCGCGCTTCGCCGGCTCCGATCCGCGCCGCATCCACCATCTCGAACGTGATGCGGAATTTCTGATCGAGCTGCCTGAAAGCGTGCAGATCCTGGACGTCGTTGTCGATCGCCGGGCAGTGGATTTCTGA